The genomic stretch ACCATAAAGAAAACGAAGACCCTTCTTGTTTTCTCTGGTTGCCTGCTCAGGGTCGGCAATGTACCTTAGGCAAAGCTGCTGTTCCTGGCCTTTACTCAATGCCAGGAACAAGGCCGGATAGTAAAGGCCGGTGACCCGGTTGTGCTCGTCCCGTGCAGGCAGAGGGCGCGGAGCCTCGGCAAAATCCCATACCTGGATATTCTTTCTTTCCGGCAGGTCTTCGACCTTGGTTCCCTGCCCTCCCCGGATTGCCTGCTGCACCGAATCGCAATGCCGGGCAAGTTCATGAAAATCACGGGTGCAATACAGGGCCTTTCCCTGCTCATCGCAGAGGCGGAAACGCATGCGCAGATGGGGGGGGAGATTATCCAGTTGCCAGTCTGCCCGTGTCACCGTGACCTGAGAATGACGCAGAAGGAGACGTTCCAGGGCCGGGTACAGAGATCCCTGATAGAGATCCAAGCTGTCCATGAGCAGAGCCGCCGTGTCCGGCAGGGGGACAAAGAGCTTGCGCAGGCGTTTAGGCAGGCCCTTGAGCAGGGCCACCACCTTTTCTTCCAGCAGACCGGGGACTATCCATTCAAACAGGTTTGGCGCTAGGGCCGGGCAACAGGAGACCGGGATATCCACAGTCACCCCGTCGTCATCCTGACCGGGATGGAAGGCGTAATGGAGACGCAGCTCGCCTTGGGGCGTGGTCAGGGTTTTCGGGAAACGATAGAGTTCATCGCTTTCCGGTTGGCTCTGGCAAAGATCCTGTTCTGTCATCCAAAGAAAGCCGTCCCCTTGTTCACCGGGCTTGCTCTGTTTTCGCTTCATGCTCAAAAAACGGTTTAGGGTAAAGCGATCATAGACCTCACTGAGCCGCTGATCGTAAAACTCGAACAGAACCTGCTCGTCCGTCATGATGCCGCGCCTGCGCAGGCGTTCTTCCAACTCAGCCTGTTGCCGAGCCAAGGTCAGATTATGTTCAAGAAAGGGATATTTCCCGCTGAGTTCGCCAGGAATCAGGGCGTCCCGGATAAAGATCTCCCGAGCTTCCACTGCTGTTTTCTTGCTGACTCGACCGTAATTCACCCGCCGGTCCGCAGCAATGACCAGACCGAAGAGGGTGACCTTTTCCAGGGCCGTGACCTGCCCGGACTTTTTCTGCCAATGCGGGTCTGCGTACGATCGTTTGCAGAGATCGCCGCCCAGGCGCTCCAGCCATTCCACCTCAATACTGGCGGCCATGCGGGCAAAGAGCTGTGAGGTATGGACAAAATCCGCTGCCACGATCCACTGCCCCCCCTTATTATAGAGCCCGGAACCAGGAAAGAGCACGGCCTCCCTATTGCCGCTGATCTGGTAGGTATTCTTTTCCTTGCGCAGGGCGATATTACGGAGAAAGCCTGCGGTCAGGGCCTGATGAACCAGGGCCGGTGCGGTAGGGGCAGATGTTTTGACCGAAGAATCTTTCGATTCCGGTAGGGGCACGGCGTGCCGTGCCCCTACAGCATTCTGTAAAGACGACGTTTCCATAATATAAGGAACGGATGTTTCGTCCCAGCGCGAATCGCCCATACGATTGAGAGCGCTGTCAAACTCCTTATGCTGCTTGAGGATGCGAAGAATCTGCTCGTAGATATCAAACCATTCCCGCATCCGCTGCCAGGAGCAAAAATTGACCTCGCAAAAACGACGTAATTTCCCTGCGGACGGTGTAGGGGCAGATCCCCGTGTCTGCCCTTTATTATTCCTGCGCTTCTGTCCGTTATCTGAGGGCGATTCGGGCGAACACACAGGTTCGCCCCTACAAGCATCCCAAATGTTGACCAGGGTCAGCACATCAGAGCCAGGGTAATTAAAGGCCCGGTGAGCCTGCCGAGCTTTTTCCAATTTCTCCGGCGGCTGGACACGCGGATCCTGGATCGCCAAAGCTGCGGCAATGATCGTAGTTTCCCGAAGCACACCCAGGTCCGCGCCCTCAATGATCATCCGGGAAATACGTGGATCGAGGGGCAGACGGGCCATAATCCGGCCCCGCTGGGAGAGTTGGTGCTCGCTGTCAATGGCGCCCAGCTCTCGAAGAATACGGAAGCCGTCATTGACTGCCCTGGGTGCTGGCGGATCAATAAAGGGAAAATTACGCGGTTCGGGCAAACGGAGCCTGAGCATCTGCAAGATAACCTCAGCCAGATTGGAGCGCTGGATCTCGGGCAGGGTGAATTCGTCACGGGAGAGATAATCTTCCTCACTGTACAGGCGGATGCAACGCCCCGGCCCCACCCGACCACAACGACCGGCCCGTTGATCGCAACTCGCCTTGGCAATACGGGCCACAGGGAGATGGGTGGTCCCGGCCCGTACATTATAATGGGCAATGCGAGCGAGGCCGGTATCCACCACGCATTCTATGCCCGGCACGGTGATAGAGGTTTCTGCCACATTGGTGGCCACAATGATCTTACGTTGTGACGAAGAGCGGAAGATGCGCCGCTGCTCCCCGCCCTGAAGTCGCCCGAACAGCGGCAGGATCAAGGCACGATCAGCCAATTCCTTGCGCAACAGACCCACAGTGTCCAGGATGTCGCGCTCCGTGGGGAGAAAGGCCAGGATATCCCCGCCGGGCCGGGCCATCAGCGTACAGATCTGGTCAGCAACCAGCCGATCGATATCTTTAGTACTTTCATCATCCTCGTTATCCGGTGGACAATATTCAGTGGTGACCGGATAGGTGCGTCCTTCCACCTGAATAATCGGGGCATCGTGAAAATGCTTACTGAATTTCTCGGTGTCAATGGTGGCCGAGGCGATGATCAGCTTCAGGTCATGGCGGCGGGCCAACAATTGGTGGAGATAGCCGAGCAGGAAGTCGATGTTCAGGCTGCGCTCATGGGCCTCGTCAATGATCAGGGTATCGTAGGCACGTAAGTCGCGGTCACCACCGGTCTCGGCCAGGAGAATCCCGTCGGTCATGAACTTGATCCGGGTTGCCGGGCCGGTGCGATCCTGAAAACGAATCTTGGAACCCACCATCCGAGCCTTCCCCAGCTCCTCCTGGACCCGCTCAGTGACCGACAGGGCGGCAATACGACGGGGCTGGGTGCAGCCGATCATGGCACCGTCCGCTGCCCGACCAGCTTCCAGACACATCTTGGGCAGCTGGGTGGTCTTTCCAGAGCCGGTATCACCAGCAATAACGATGATCTGTTGTTCCTGAATGGCCTGGACGATCTCGTCCTTGCGGGCGGTGATGGGCAGGTTGCTTGGGTAGTTGAGCTGCATGGGAAAGAGTGCGTTGCGTCCAGTTGATTTGACAGAGAAACGGTTCCGATTGTCACTTTACCCGATTCTCATCAAGGATGCAAAAGGGGGTTGGGTGGGGAGAAAAAAAGATCATGGCAACCGTCCACAATGGCGACCTTAAGCCAACGCCCTCACGGAAGCACCTGCTTATTGGCAATCAGGTGGGTAATTACAGATCACCCAAAAACTCCCGTATCTCCTCATCCGTAGGTACAGAAACATTAGTAACCAGATACTCCTGCCGAAAAAATTTCTCCACCCGATTAAGCCGGTCAATACTCTCTTCAATCACCTTCCCCACCGCAACATCTATCGGCACAAGCACCTGCATGTAAAGACAAGCCGGTCGAAACTGCGCCTGCTCAACAACCGAGCGATGCTCCTGACAGACCTTGTCCAGCCCCTCCCCTATCTCTCGCTGCTTTTCTTCTGCCGGAGCCTCTCCCCGAAAAACAAGCACGAAGACATAGCGCAACCGTTCTCCATCCCCGCCCAAGCCGGTTGAGATCAGGCCAACAGGCACATCAAGCAAGTCCGACTCTAGACGCATCCGGCATTCATACAAGGCAATCCTGCTCCACTCAGCAAGGGCGGAATCAGGCCGGGCGCAGTATTGCCGCAGAAGCTGATAGGCTTCTGCCGTGCCCCAGCTGGCAAGCTGCGCCAGAATGATCTTTTTTTCAGAGATCGGCATGGTACTGTCCAACAGCTCTTTCCCTTGACGAACCAGGATTGTGTAGTCAGGCTGAGGATCAATCCATTCCTGCTCAGTCATAAACTGCTCGTACAGTTCCTGATCAATTTCTTTATCCGTGACAATGAACTGGTCAGGAAGTATTTCAGAAAAGTCAATCGCCCCTTCCCCATTATCGGAAAAATCTGGATCTTTCATTTCTCTCTCCTCTACGTGAAAGTATTCGCCCTTTGCCATGCCTTCGGGAAACCGGGCCGCTGTGTTTTACTGCTCCTTCTATGGCAACAGCACGAAAAACCTACCCATCGAAGCCTTGGAGCTGTATCGGACCGCACTTCGCTTAGACGAAAATAACACTGATCGAAAAGCCCTTGCCGGAGCCAGAAGAGCTGCGCAAAAAAAATACAACAAAGCGGCTCCCCTGCCCCAGCGCAGCATAGACGCTCTCGGTGATTTTTTCCCCAACAGGCATCCCGAAGATAACGATCAAAAGAAAGAACAGGGCAACACGGAAAGACACCGTGAGTTACTGGAAAGTTACGAATCAAAGAAGGGCGCTCACCGGGAAAAACGGTGACCGTTGCTGTTAGATTATCATTCCATATCGTTGCAATACACAGAATAATTTAGGCAACGGAAGAAAATCTTTGAAAAAGGCAACTGAAGGAAACCAGACACCGGGTTAAGGTCATTGAGTATTATTTCAAGTAAACGGCGTCTGGCCCCTTCAGTCGTCTTACTTTAGAGATTTACCATACAGTAAAATTTTGTCAATATTTTTTATGAGTTCAAACTATATTACGGTTTCTCTTTCGCAGCAAGATCAGACTATGCCAAATGGAGCACGCGCCTACTGGCGGAGCTGATTGTCAAACTATTTTTGGAGAAAAAGCCCACCAAGGAAACAGGAAACCCGACAAACAAAAAAAGGGACTTACCATTTTCATGGTAAGTCCCTCGAATTACTGGCGGGGCCGACGAGACTCGAACTCGCGACCTCCGGCGTGACAGGCCGGCATTCTAACCAACTGAACTACGACCCCTTAGTAATTTGGTGGGCGAAACAGGGCTCGAACCTGTGACCCTCGGCTTGTAAGGCCGATGCTCTCCCAGCTGAGCTATTCGCCCCAAATCGTTGAGCCATTTATATCATTTCTTACCTTTCCC from Candidatus Electrothrix communis encodes the following:
- a CDS encoding DUF3418 domain-containing protein; amino-acid sequence: MQLNYPSNLPITARKDEIVQAIQEQQIIVIAGDTGSGKTTQLPKMCLEAGRAADGAMIGCTQPRRIAALSVTERVQEELGKARMVGSKIRFQDRTGPATRIKFMTDGILLAETGGDRDLRAYDTLIIDEAHERSLNIDFLLGYLHQLLARRHDLKLIIASATIDTEKFSKHFHDAPIIQVEGRTYPVTTEYCPPDNEDDESTKDIDRLVADQICTLMARPGGDILAFLPTERDILDTVGLLRKELADRALILPLFGRLQGGEQRRIFRSSSQRKIIVATNVAETSITVPGIECVVDTGLARIAHYNVRAGTTHLPVARIAKASCDQRAGRCGRVGPGRCIRLYSEEDYLSRDEFTLPEIQRSNLAEVILQMLRLRLPEPRNFPFIDPPAPRAVNDGFRILRELGAIDSEHQLSQRGRIMARLPLDPRISRMIIEGADLGVLRETTIIAAALAIQDPRVQPPEKLEKARQAHRAFNYPGSDVLTLVNIWDACRGEPVCSPESPSDNGQKRRNNKGQTRGSAPTPSAGKLRRFCEVNFCSWQRMREWFDIYEQILRILKQHKEFDSALNRMGDSRWDETSVPYIMETSSLQNAVGARHAVPLPESKDSSVKTSAPTAPALVHQALTAGFLRNIALRKEKNTYQISGNREAVLFPGSGLYNKGGQWIVAADFVHTSQLFARMAASIEVEWLERLGGDLCKRSYADPHWQKKSGQVTALEKVTLFGLVIAADRRVNYGRVSKKTAVEAREIFIRDALIPGELSGKYPFLEHNLTLARQQAELEERLRRRGIMTDEQVLFEFYDQRLSEVYDRFTLNRFLSMKRKQSKPGEQGDGFLWMTEQDLCQSQPESDELYRFPKTLTTPQGELRLHYAFHPGQDDDGVTVDIPVSCCPALAPNLFEWIVPGLLEEKVVALLKGLPKRLRKLFVPLPDTAALLMDSLDLYQGSLYPALERLLLRHSQVTVTRADWQLDNLPPHLRMRFRLCDEQGKALYCTRDFHELARHCDSVQQAIRGGQGTKVEDLPERKNIQVWDFAEAPRPLPARDEHNRVTGLYYPALFLALSKGQEQQLCLRYIADPEQATRENKKGLRFLYGQHFSKEIKVITKECKAAVAGHTASWLSLAIKAGAGETKTLLLNCILDDLFQINGDLPDKASFEQVLADLRAQGVSRLAREKLNQVLDLLAERRKTQVALTQSRQRSGKSRNMDTARFAEYEGLLEGIVPSDFLARLSPAEASDRRRYLQALAKRVERAEHGPFKDTEKAKRVLPFAEQLRQLERKEAEQKAGGSIAAPCREAVARYRRMVEEFRISVFAPEIGTALPISEKRLKQQWQQVEESCRRVE